GGCGTCGGATGGAGGGTTCGACGTCCGGACGGTGGGTGGTGAGGCGGCTAGGAACTTGATGTCGGGGATGACTCAGCTCGGCGATGGTCCGCTCGCCGGGCATAGGGTGGATCTCGTGAGTGAGATGACCTATCGCCGGCTGGGCGACTCCGGGCTCGTGGTGTCCGTGGTCGGCATCGGCTGCAACAACTTCGGCCGCAAGCTCGACCTCGACGGCACCCGGGCGGTGGTGGACGCCGCGCTCGACGCCGGGATCAACTTCTTCGACACCGCCGACATCTACGGCGAGCCGCAGGGCGGCTCCGAGGAACTACTCGGCCAGGCGCTCAAGGGCCGCCGGGACGACGTGGTGGTCGCCACCAAGTTCGGCATGGAGATGAACGGGGCGAACGGGCCGGACCACGGCGCCCGGGGCGCCCGCCGCTACATCGCCCGCGCGGTCGAGGCGTCGCTGCGCCGGCTCGGCACCGACCACATCGACCTCTACCAGATGCACGAACCCGACCCGGGCACGCCGATCGACGAGACGCTCGCCGCGCTCGACGACCTGGTGACCGCCGGCAAGGTGCGCTACCTCGGCAACTCCAACTTCGCCGGCTGGCAGATCGCCGACGCCGACTGGACCGCGTCGTCGGCGGGCCGCACCCGGTTCATCTCCGCGCAGAACCACTACTCGCTGCTGGAGCGGGGCGTGGAGGAGGAGATCATCCCGGCCTGCGAGCGGTTCGGCCTCGGCATGCTGCCGTTCTTCCCGCTCGCCAACGGGCTGCTCACCGGCAAGTACAAGCGGGGCCAGGAGCCCCCGGCGGGCAGCCGGCTCGCCGGCGGCGGCCGGTACGCCGAACGGCTGGCCGCAGCGCGTTGGGACACCATCGAGGCGATCGAGGCGTACGCGGCGGAGCGCGGGGTGAGCATGCTGAAGGTGGCCATCGGCGGACTCGCCGCCCGACCCGCGGTGACTTCGGTGATCGCCGGCGCGACCACGCCCGAGCAGGTACGCGCCAACGCCGACGCCGGCACCTGGCAGCCCACCGCCGAGGACCTGAGCACCCTCGACGCCCTCCTCTAGCCCTTCCCACCCGCGCTGCCCTCCCACCCGCGGCAACTCGTGAGTGGAACGTCATGGACGTCTCCGGGCGGTTTTGACGTCCATGGCGTTCCACTCGTGGGCGGAGACGCCGGTGAGTGGAACGCCAAGGACGTCTGCGGGGCGGAGCCTGGCCAAGCCGCGAGACCACTCGGCACCGAAGTCAGCACGTGGGACGTGCGTCGGCG
The genomic region above belongs to Micromonospora sp. WMMD1128 and contains:
- a CDS encoding aldo/keto reductase produces the protein MDLVSEMTYRRLGDSGLVVSVVGIGCNNFGRKLDLDGTRAVVDAALDAGINFFDTADIYGEPQGGSEELLGQALKGRRDDVVVATKFGMEMNGANGPDHGARGARRYIARAVEASLRRLGTDHIDLYQMHEPDPGTPIDETLAALDDLVTAGKVRYLGNSNFAGWQIADADWTASSAGRTRFISAQNHYSLLERGVEEEIIPACERFGLGMLPFFPLANGLLTGKYKRGQEPPAGSRLAGGGRYAERLAAARWDTIEAIEAYAAERGVSMLKVAIGGLAARPAVTSVIAGATTPEQVRANADAGTWQPTAEDLSTLDALL